In the Acropora muricata isolate sample 2 chromosome 10, ASM3666990v1, whole genome shotgun sequence genome, one interval contains:
- the LOC136930888 gene encoding deacetylase EF_0837-like isoform X1, with protein MAAAPFDLIIRNGRVIDPANDLNEIADVGVKEKKITSVVPHIEERGQEEFDASGCIVTPGLIDGHVHIYQHVTPLGVNVDETCLARGVTTVVDAGSAGATTFPGLRKFIAEKSKTRVLSLLHISAHGLASAGCTSLVKGGECDSLNQVDPDLCIKCINQNRDLIVGVKVRLSASVANDGANEEEAFRRALSVTAKNNVPLMTHHTFSTVPVEETNLEQKSLTCPGSLRAGDIYTHCFHGFPSTIINPDTGQIYSDAHNARKRGVLFDMGHGQGSFSWTVAEICAKEGFWPDLISSDLHVESVDGPAYDLLTVMSKMLHVGMPLIDIIKSVTMTPAAAIGLIDLIGSLSLGRPADITVIRIEKVDFDLEDCHAHLRRIKKRFVPVAVWKDGVRFKTFSAHPFPNTAKFKELASSQDELVIKDNV; from the exons ATGGCGGCGGCCCCTTTTGATTTAATAATTCGAAATGGTAGAGTTATAGATCCAGCCAATGACCTGAACGAAATTGCAGACGTTGgagttaaagagaaaaaaattacctCTGTCGTTCCCCACATAGAAGAAAGAGGACAGGAAGAATTCGATGCGTCCGGCTGCATTGTAACTCCAGGTCTCATAGACGGTCACGTGCATATTTATCAACATGTCACACCACTGGGTGTGAATGTTGATGAAACATGTCTGGCCAGAGGTGTCACTACTGTAGTGGATGCTGGCAGCGCAG GTGCTACTACCTTCCCAGGACTTCGTAAGTTTATAGCAGAAAAGTCAAAGACCAGGGTCTTGTCACTACTCCATATTTCAGCTCATGGGTTGGCTTCAGCAGGCTGTACTAGTTTGG TGAAAGGGGGAGAATGTGATTCACTTAATCAAGTAGATCCTGACTTGTGCATCAAGTGTATTAACCAAAACAGAGACTTGATAGTGGGAGTAAAAGTTCGTCTTTCAGCCAGTGTTGCAAATGATGGCGCCAATGAAGAGGAAGCCTTTAG GAGAGCTCTGAGTGTGACGGCAAAAAATAATGTTCCCCTTATGACACATCACACATTTTCAACAGTTCCTGTCGAGGAAACAA ATTTAGAACAAAAGAGCCTGACATGCCCGGGAAGCTTGCGTGCTGGTGATATATACACCCACTGCTTTCACGGTTTTCCAAGCACCATCATCAACCCGGATACTGGACAAATCTACAGTGATGCTCATAATGCTCGAAAGAGAGGGGTACTGTTTGACATGGGCCACGGGCAAGGCTCTTTCTCTTGGACCGTGGCAGAGATCTGTGCAAAAGAGGGCTTTTGGCCGGACTTAATCAGTTCTGATCTGCACGTGGAGTCAGTGGATGGCCCAGCCTACGATTTGTTGACTGTAATGTCAAAAATGTTGCACGTTGGAATGCCTCTTATTGACATCATAAAATCAGTTACCATGACACCTGCAGCTGCAATTGGCCTTATTGATTTGATCGGCTCTCTGAGCTTAGGCCGGCCAGCAGACATTACAGTTATACGTATTGAGAAAGTTGATTTTGATCTTGAAGATTGTCACGCACATTTGAGAAGAATCAAAAAGCGTTTTGTCCCTGTCGCGGTGTGGAAAGACGGTGTTCGCTTCAAGACGTTTTCGGCGCATCCGTTTCCCAATACGGCTAAATTTAAGGAATTGGCCTCTTCTCAAGATGAGCTTGTTATTAAGGACAATGTTTAA
- the LOC136930888 gene encoding deacetylase EF_0837-like isoform X2: protein MAAAPFDLIIRNGRVIDPANDLNEIADVGVKEKKITSVVPHIEERGQEEFDASGCIVTPGLIDGHVHIYQHVTPLGVNVDETCLARGVTTVVDAGSAGATTFPGLLKGGECDSLNQVDPDLCIKCINQNRDLIVGVKVRLSASVANDGANEEEAFRRALSVTAKNNVPLMTHHTFSTVPVEETNLEQKSLTCPGSLRAGDIYTHCFHGFPSTIINPDTGQIYSDAHNARKRGVLFDMGHGQGSFSWTVAEICAKEGFWPDLISSDLHVESVDGPAYDLLTVMSKMLHVGMPLIDIIKSVTMTPAAAIGLIDLIGSLSLGRPADITVIRIEKVDFDLEDCHAHLRRIKKRFVPVAVWKDGVRFKTFSAHPFPNTAKFKELASSQDELVIKDNV, encoded by the exons ATGGCGGCGGCCCCTTTTGATTTAATAATTCGAAATGGTAGAGTTATAGATCCAGCCAATGACCTGAACGAAATTGCAGACGTTGgagttaaagagaaaaaaattacctCTGTCGTTCCCCACATAGAAGAAAGAGGACAGGAAGAATTCGATGCGTCCGGCTGCATTGTAACTCCAGGTCTCATAGACGGTCACGTGCATATTTATCAACATGTCACACCACTGGGTGTGAATGTTGATGAAACATGTCTGGCCAGAGGTGTCACTACTGTAGTGGATGCTGGCAGCGCAG GTGCTACTACCTTCCCAGGACTTC TGAAAGGGGGAGAATGTGATTCACTTAATCAAGTAGATCCTGACTTGTGCATCAAGTGTATTAACCAAAACAGAGACTTGATAGTGGGAGTAAAAGTTCGTCTTTCAGCCAGTGTTGCAAATGATGGCGCCAATGAAGAGGAAGCCTTTAG GAGAGCTCTGAGTGTGACGGCAAAAAATAATGTTCCCCTTATGACACATCACACATTTTCAACAGTTCCTGTCGAGGAAACAA ATTTAGAACAAAAGAGCCTGACATGCCCGGGAAGCTTGCGTGCTGGTGATATATACACCCACTGCTTTCACGGTTTTCCAAGCACCATCATCAACCCGGATACTGGACAAATCTACAGTGATGCTCATAATGCTCGAAAGAGAGGGGTACTGTTTGACATGGGCCACGGGCAAGGCTCTTTCTCTTGGACCGTGGCAGAGATCTGTGCAAAAGAGGGCTTTTGGCCGGACTTAATCAGTTCTGATCTGCACGTGGAGTCAGTGGATGGCCCAGCCTACGATTTGTTGACTGTAATGTCAAAAATGTTGCACGTTGGAATGCCTCTTATTGACATCATAAAATCAGTTACCATGACACCTGCAGCTGCAATTGGCCTTATTGATTTGATCGGCTCTCTGAGCTTAGGCCGGCCAGCAGACATTACAGTTATACGTATTGAGAAAGTTGATTTTGATCTTGAAGATTGTCACGCACATTTGAGAAGAATCAAAAAGCGTTTTGTCCCTGTCGCGGTGTGGAAAGACGGTGTTCGCTTCAAGACGTTTTCGGCGCATCCGTTTCCCAATACGGCTAAATTTAAGGAATTGGCCTCTTCTCAAGATGAGCTTGTTATTAAGGACAATGTTTAA